One window of Methanothermobacter tenebrarum genomic DNA carries:
- a CDS encoding alpha/beta fold hydrolase yields MIRASYFTLPEFTFESGETLKKPRIEYTCIGTPKVDPDGFITNGLLHIHGWSGDYSSVKRLTPLIGEGKPLDDFFIIAPTSLGSPGSSSPSTSGLGAEFPQYTIKDMVNFHHEFIRRKFKIRKLKGVIGASMGGFQALQWGVSYPDFMDFLVLLVTTFKVRGINYAIFKYMNKLIKADPAYKGGRYEENPPIGTCLASMFMYFYGFSREYYNSLDNTELQASMIKAGKEGMELDANDIIWRNNAAMGFDLEDQLENIRADTLVVGIKEDQYFPPSTDTIPLSEKIKNSKLVVYESTCGHLGVNELEKIQGELKRFIGSPHY; encoded by the coding sequence ATGATCAGAGCCTCATATTTCACCCTCCCAGAGTTCACATTCGAATCTGGTGAAACACTAAAAAAACCTAGGATAGAATATACGTGTATAGGAACCCCAAAGGTTGACCCTGACGGTTTTATCACTAATGGTCTTCTCCACATACATGGGTGGAGCGGAGACTACTCATCAGTAAAAAGATTAACACCCCTAATAGGAGAGGGCAAACCCCTGGATGATTTCTTTATAATAGCCCCAACATCCCTAGGGTCTCCAGGGTCGAGTTCACCGTCAACAAGCGGCCTCGGAGCCGAATTCCCCCAGTATACCATCAAGGATATGGTTAATTTCCACCACGAGTTTATCAGGAGAAAATTCAAAATCCGGAAACTTAAGGGTGTTATTGGCGCGTCCATGGGGGGTTTCCAAGCCCTCCAATGGGGTGTATCCTATCCAGATTTCATGGATTTCCTAGTGTTGCTTGTTACAACATTCAAGGTTAGGGGCATTAACTATGCCATCTTCAAATATATGAACAAGCTTATAAAAGCAGATCCAGCCTATAAAGGTGGAAGATACGAGGAAAATCCCCCCATAGGAACCTGCCTCGCTTCAATGTTCATGTACTTTTATGGGTTCTCAAGGGAATACTATAACAGCTTAGATAATACGGAGCTCCAAGCCTCCATGATAAAAGCCGGAAAAGAGGGCATGGAACTTGATGCGAATGATATCATATGGAGGAACAATGCTGCCATGGGATTCGACCTAGAAGATCAACTAGAGAATATCAGGGCAGATACCCTCGTTGTGGGTATCAAAGAGGACCAGTACTTCCCACCATCCACTGATACCATCCCACTTTCAGAGAAAATCAAAAATTCAAAATTGGTTGTATATGAATCAACCTGCGGACATCTTGGAGTTAACGAACTCGAAAAGATCCAAGGGGAACTTAAAAGGTTCATAGGATCCCCACACTACTAG
- the tmk gene encoding dTMP kinase, which yields MYICIEGIDGAGKTTQCKLLKDWFDKNGYRAELIREPTQSPIGRLIRRILNEPSLPTDDQQKILGLLFAADRLLLKDKIKKAKNEKTIIISDRCFYSSIAYQEPEDWIREINKFAIKPDIVIILDITPEDAQERFEGLERFEEKSFLERVRRKYLRIAEEKKFPVVDANRGINIIQEDIRRIIAPYLGICR from the coding sequence ATGTATATTTGTATCGAAGGAATAGACGGAGCCGGTAAAACAACACAATGCAAACTCTTAAAAGACTGGTTTGATAAGAACGGGTACAGGGCAGAGCTTATCAGAGAACCTACCCAGTCACCCATCGGGAGGCTCATAAGGAGAATATTAAATGAACCAAGCCTCCCAACCGATGACCAGCAAAAGATACTCGGCCTATTATTCGCAGCTGACAGACTCCTCCTAAAGGATAAAATCAAAAAGGCAAAAAATGAAAAAACCATCATAATAAGCGACAGATGCTTTTACTCTAGCATAGCATACCAGGAACCAGAAGATTGGATCAGGGAAATAAACAAATTCGCCATAAAACCGGATATCGTTATAATACTTGACATCACCCCCGAGGATGCCCAGGAAAGATTTGAAGGCCTTGAAAGGTTCGAGGAGAAATCATTCCTTGAAAGGGTTAGGAGGAAATATCTCAGAATAGCGGAAGAAAAAAAGTTCCCAGTAGTGGATGCTAACAGGGGGATCAACATCATACAAGAGGATATAAGGAGGATAATAGCACCCTACCTTGGCATTTGCCGATAA
- a CDS encoding DUF362 domain-containing protein: MASKVYFADLRARSADENKGSKMQELFNRVYDGMFSEDDLVAVKVHFGERGNESFVSPVLLRYIVDKVKENTRKVFLTDTNTLYYGSRHDSVDHLVTAILNGFDYAVVGGPTIIADGLKGGNERIVKVEQKHFDVVKIAGDIYEASGMVVVSHFKGHGISGFGGALKNLAMGCATIEGKLEQHECAKPIIVGDCDLCGLCVEECPVGALSLAKDGVKINYDECIACMNCMDTCPNEVYDLNWEEDVPVFIERMMEYSLGAVKGKEDKILYFNFLMNITPDCDCVAWSDYPIVPDIGILASRDPVAIDAASYDLVNEQVGFKDSILEKNFEEGADKFRGVWGEVDSSYQLVYAEEIGLGSRDYHLISL, encoded by the coding sequence ATGGCCTCCAAGGTTTATTTTGCAGATTTAAGGGCTAGGTCGGCTGATGAGAATAAAGGGAGCAAAATGCAGGAACTCTTTAACAGGGTATACGATGGGATGTTCTCAGAGGATGATCTGGTGGCTGTGAAGGTCCATTTTGGTGAAAGGGGTAACGAATCCTTTGTAAGTCCAGTACTTTTAAGGTATATCGTGGACAAGGTCAAAGAAAACACAAGGAAGGTTTTCCTAACAGATACCAACACCCTATACTATGGTTCAAGGCATGACTCAGTCGATCACCTTGTCACCGCGATACTAAACGGTTTTGATTATGCTGTTGTAGGAGGCCCGACAATAATCGCAGATGGGCTAAAAGGTGGAAATGAAAGGATCGTTAAGGTGGAGCAGAAACATTTTGATGTGGTGAAGATAGCTGGAGACATCTATGAAGCTTCTGGGATGGTTGTAGTGTCACATTTTAAGGGCCATGGGATAAGCGGTTTTGGCGGGGCTCTTAAAAATCTTGCGATGGGCTGCGCGACCATAGAAGGGAAACTAGAACAACATGAATGTGCAAAACCGATAATAGTGGGAGATTGTGATCTTTGCGGTCTTTGCGTGGAAGAGTGTCCTGTCGGGGCTCTCAGTCTCGCCAAGGATGGTGTGAAGATAAACTATGACGAATGTATAGCTTGTATGAATTGTATGGACACTTGCCCAAATGAAGTCTATGACCTCAATTGGGAAGAGGACGTGCCAGTATTCATTGAGAGGATGATGGAATATTCTCTGGGCGCTGTTAAGGGTAAAGAGGATAAGATCCTATACTTCAATTTCCTCATGAATATAACACCTGACTGTGATTGTGTGGCCTGGAGTGATTACCCAATCGTACCAGATATAGGGATTTTAGCATCCAGAGATCCTGTTGCCATAGACGCTGCAAGTTATGATCTTGTGAACGAACAGGTAGGCTTCAAGGATTCCATACTTGAGAAGAATTTTGAAGAGGGTGCTGACAAGTTCAGGGGAGTCTGGGGTGAAGTTGATTCAAGTTACCAGCTAGTATATGCCGAGGAGATTGGTCTCGGATCAAGGGATTATCATCTTATAAGCCTATGA
- a CDS encoding HIT family protein: MKLDEYNFGDYLYERDYWIVFLSPNQGNLGSCVVVLKRREEFLGNIREEEWIELRLIIKELERAVKKAFGATLFNWGFLMNTFYRKNSPPPWLHCHFIPRYDHKVEVNGEIFEDPYFGYMRPWGPIKISRRTREIIKEKILENISDLI; encoded by the coding sequence ATGAAACTAGATGAATACAATTTTGGCGATTACCTTTATGAAAGAGACTATTGGATCGTATTCTTGTCACCCAACCAAGGTAACCTTGGAAGCTGCGTGGTGGTCTTGAAAAGGAGGGAGGAATTCCTAGGTAACATAAGGGAGGAAGAATGGATAGAATTGCGGCTTATCATAAAAGAGCTTGAAAGAGCCGTTAAAAAGGCCTTTGGGGCCACCCTGTTCAATTGGGGGTTCTTGATGAACACGTTCTACCGTAAGAATAGTCCCCCACCATGGCTCCACTGCCACTTCATTCCAAGATATGATCATAAAGTCGAAGTTAATGGAGAGATATTCGAAGATCCATACTTTGGTTACATGAGACCATGGGGGCCTATTAAAATATCCAGGAGGACCCGGGAGATTATAAAAGAAAAAATACTTGAAAATATAAGTGATCTCATTTGA
- a CDS encoding M48 family metallopeptidase, with amino-acid sequence MSNTMLPNAAATGPSPRRGLILLTTGLLTRLDDEELLSVIGHELAHLMGKDPIILFGIIAGEFILRLTVLLPIVAMAPLLYVLIIFWLIFFVAKFFEARADLLSAIIIGRSDKLAMALQKIGYRRFERGADRIFSWLFWDPHPPLYFRIRRLKKLKIRKVKSPFFESARDVIQGFIDSIRSS; translated from the coding sequence CTGCCACGGGTCCCAGTCCACGCAGGGGCCTCATACTCTTAACAACCGGCCTTTTAACCCGCTTGGATGATGAGGAGTTGCTCAGTGTTATAGGTCATGAGTTAGCCCATCTTATGGGAAAGGACCCCATAATACTCTTTGGTATAATAGCCGGGGAGTTTATATTAAGGTTGACCGTCCTGTTACCTATCGTGGCCATGGCACCACTATTGTATGTCCTCATCATATTTTGGCTGATATTCTTCGTGGCGAAATTTTTCGAAGCCAGGGCGGATCTTTTATCCGCGATTATTATTGGAAGATCTGATAAGCTTGCAATGGCACTCCAGAAGATAGGGTATAGGAGGTTTGAGAGGGGTGCTGATAGGATATTCTCATGGCTTTTCTGGGATCCCCATCCACCATTATATTTCAGGATAAGGAGGTTGAAGAAGCTTAAAATTAGAAAAGTTAAAAGTCCATTCTTTGAATCTGCAAGGGATGTTATACAGGGTTTCATAGATTCTATCAGATCCTCCTGA
- a CDS encoding MutS-related protein: MAMSNTIFGREDLKKIKGIGDKLADKILGELGGEEELTRLVENREVDRLARVDGISQGKAIEVINNLLGDPIPQFLKGEGARRLYEDIINRILPYANTQYSRNRILLLHPRKDPKWIKEHIQMVMDSKETIQRLPIEKIRRLLKNIKTPDEPKPKFNQGVAILTEDEEEYERLIEMGLNRYHPILINPNPIELREYELIIYVYSEGLFEVEGAHNIIMVHAGAEKHQIVPETILDYFKENRKLLRSLLALGRLLGWETVLDEVMNILGELEESETTQDINKIVNTTKSEADEKLEKLIKRIDLKGDEILRLLDEGTTNKIDRIFEKVMREAKEKLKEETGIDFNPYIKSYPLKIDEKELKRAEEMKFSEEIIKTFEKRVEAAEKLSKLKPRLEEEIKEILEFDYKLALGCFAAKYKLEKPQITDKIKLKGALHLNLIPKEDKENIQRIDYQLDNQENISLLTGANSGGKTTLIETIAQIIILAQMGLPVPVKEAQIKIFDEIHLYSKEKTLDAGEFESFLRRFTNTIISKKQKLILLDEIEAITELEAAVKILSTFIELIKNSESYAVIVTHMAREITEEVNVRIDGIEAKGLDENYNLIVNRTPKMNYLAKSTPELIVKMLYQKSNGKTKKIYAKILEKFKK, from the coding sequence ATGGCAATGTCAAATACTATTTTTGGACGGGAAGATCTTAAAAAGATAAAGGGTATAGGGGATAAGTTAGCCGACAAGATCCTCGGGGAACTTGGAGGCGAGGAAGAACTTACAAGGCTAGTTGAGAATAGGGAAGTGGATCGTCTAGCCAGAGTAGATGGTATCAGTCAGGGAAAGGCTATCGAGGTCATAAACAATCTACTTGGGGATCCAATACCACAGTTTTTGAAGGGAGAGGGGGCCAGAAGATTATACGAGGATATAATCAATAGGATACTCCCATATGCTAACACCCAATACTCACGTAACCGTATACTCCTTTTACATCCTAGGAAAGATCCTAAGTGGATAAAAGAACATATACAGATGGTGATGGATTCCAAGGAGACGATCCAGAGACTCCCCATAGAAAAAATCAGAAGACTACTCAAGAATATAAAAACCCCAGATGAGCCAAAACCAAAATTCAACCAGGGGGTGGCCATTCTAACAGAAGATGAAGAAGAATATGAGAGACTCATAGAAATGGGCCTTAACAGGTATCATCCGATACTCATAAACCCTAACCCGATAGAATTAAGGGAATATGAGCTTATAATCTATGTCTATTCAGAGGGGCTGTTCGAGGTTGAAGGAGCGCACAATATAATCATGGTCCATGCAGGCGCCGAAAAACACCAGATAGTACCTGAAACGATCCTAGATTATTTTAAGGAAAACAGGAAACTTCTCAGAAGCCTATTAGCACTTGGAAGGTTGCTGGGCTGGGAGACGGTCCTAGATGAGGTAATGAACATCCTGGGAGAATTAGAGGAATCTGAGACAACCCAGGATATCAACAAGATCGTCAACACAACAAAATCAGAAGCCGATGAAAAACTGGAAAAACTCATCAAAAGGATAGACCTCAAGGGGGATGAGATCCTAAGGCTCCTCGACGAGGGCACAACAAACAAGATAGATAGAATATTTGAAAAAGTCATGAGAGAAGCCAAGGAAAAACTTAAAGAGGAGACGGGGATCGACTTCAACCCATATATAAAATCCTATCCGCTCAAAATAGACGAAAAAGAGCTGAAAAGGGCGGAGGAGATGAAATTCTCCGAGGAGATCATCAAAACATTCGAAAAAAGAGTAGAAGCCGCGGAAAAACTCTCCAAACTCAAACCACGACTAGAAGAGGAAATAAAAGAAATCCTAGAATTCGATTACAAACTCGCACTAGGCTGCTTCGCAGCCAAATACAAACTAGAAAAACCACAAATAACAGACAAAATAAAACTCAAGGGAGCACTACACCTAAACCTAATCCCCAAAGAAGACAAAGAAAACATCCAAAGAATAGACTACCAACTAGACAACCAAGAAAACATCAGCCTACTCACAGGCGCCAACAGCGGAGGCAAAACAACCCTAATAGAAACAATAGCACAGATAATAATACTGGCACAGATGGGACTCCCAGTACCAGTGAAAGAAGCCCAGATAAAAATATTCGACGAAATACACCTATACTCAAAAGAAAAAACACTAGACGCAGGAGAATTCGAATCATTCCTACGAAGATTCACAAACACCATAATAAGCAAAAAACAAAAACTAATACTACTAGACGAAATCGAAGCCATAACAGAACTAGAAGCCGCCGTGAAAATACTATCAACCTTCATAGAACTTATAAAAAACTCGGAATCCTACGCGGTCATAGTAACCCACATGGCCAGGGAAATAACAGAAGAAGTAAACGTGAGAATAGACGGCATAGAGGCCAAAGGACTCGACGAAAACTACAACCTGATAGTCAACAGAACACCCAAAATGAACTACCTAGCCAAAAGCACACCAGAACTAATAGTCAAAATGCTCTACCAAAAATCCAATGGTAAAACAAAAAAAATCTACGCAAAAATACTCGAAAAATTCAAAAAATAA
- the nadA gene encoding quinolinate synthase, with protein sequence MNRLQREIVKLKEDKDAIILAHNYQRREIHEIADFSGDSLELCIEASKLHKPIVVFCGVDFMAETAHILNPDKKILIPDREAECPMAHMLTLKKLKKAKREHPDAAVVLYVNTLAEAKAEADILCTSANAVEVVESLKEDKILFGPDKNLAWYVSQHTDKEIIPVPEDGHCYVHKMFTVEQVKKLKKEHPEAEVLIHPECDPEVQKLADKILSTGGMLRRVGESPNQDFIIGTEVDMTTRIKMEFPDKNPIPLFREAICEPMKLHTLPKVKNSLLKGEYVVKVPYETAKRAKRAVERMLEVSS encoded by the coding sequence ATGAACAGGTTACAAAGGGAGATCGTGAAACTAAAGGAGGATAAGGATGCTATAATATTAGCTCATAATTACCAGAGAAGGGAGATACATGAGATAGCGGATTTTTCAGGCGACTCACTAGAGTTATGTATAGAAGCTTCAAAACTCCACAAGCCTATAGTGGTATTCTGTGGTGTCGATTTCATGGCTGAAACAGCCCACATCCTCAACCCTGACAAGAAGATATTAATCCCTGATAGGGAGGCGGAATGTCCCATGGCCCACATGCTCACCTTAAAAAAATTGAAAAAAGCCAAAAGGGAACATCCGGACGCTGCAGTAGTATTATATGTTAACACTCTTGCCGAGGCAAAGGCAGAGGCAGACATTCTATGCACTTCTGCAAACGCGGTAGAGGTAGTCGAAAGCTTGAAAGAGGACAAGATACTATTCGGACCTGACAAGAACCTGGCATGGTATGTTTCACAGCACACTGATAAAGAGATCATACCAGTACCAGAAGATGGCCACTGTTACGTCCATAAAATGTTCACAGTAGAGCAGGTCAAAAAACTAAAAAAAGAACACCCAGAGGCGGAGGTTCTAATACACCCAGAATGCGACCCGGAAGTCCAGAAACTGGCAGATAAGATACTAAGCACTGGAGGCATGCTGAGAAGGGTTGGAGAATCCCCAAATCAAGATTTCATAATAGGAACAGAGGTGGACATGACCACAAGGATCAAAATGGAATTCCCAGACAAAAACCCCATACCCTTATTCAGGGAGGCCATCTGCGAACCCATGAAACTACACACACTCCCCAAAGTGAAAAACTCACTCCTCAAGGGAGAATATGTGGTTAAAGTCCCGTATGAGACGGCTAAAAGGGCTAAAAGGGCTGTTGAGAGGATGTTGGAGGTATCATCATAG
- a CDS encoding response regulator, whose protein sequence is MARVMIVEDENIVAMDIRQRLEMLGYEVTATVTTGKKAIELADKTRPDVVLMDIVLKGEVDGIEAAEEIRRRLGIPIIYITAYSDSKTLERAKVTEPFGYIIKPFEDRELQSVIEIALYKDKMEKKLRESEELYRAIIRSLNDVLFTLDADEKYTMVSGQIQDYGLAEEEMVGKTPREVFGAAGEIHHEQNRMVLEGESRIYNWEWEKDGERLYFMVSLSPLRDSNGEIIGITGILRDITSLKEYELALERENRINRALANLAKKLLEPISLEKISDNVIEYARKLTDSQFCIIGAVESGRLKECIIPEDTLEECQLEEEAKMGSLCDRIMENRKPILSNNPQEDNISLPEGHVKIENLLIVPALLQEELVGIIALANKDGDYEKKDLEIVERLADLYSIAIKRKQDEEKNRIIIQKFLKIVSEVLEELK, encoded by the coding sequence ATGGCAAGGGTAATGATAGTGGAAGATGAGAACATAGTTGCTATGGATATAAGGCAGCGCCTGGAGATGTTAGGATATGAGGTTACCGCTACTGTAACTACAGGTAAGAAGGCTATTGAATTAGCCGATAAAACAAGACCAGATGTTGTGCTCATGGATATCGTCCTCAAGGGTGAAGTGGATGGTATAGAAGCGGCCGAGGAGATCAGGAGACGACTTGGAATCCCCATCATTTATATAACGGCTTATTCTGATAGCAAGACCCTTGAGAGGGCGAAGGTGACAGAACCATTCGGTTACATTATAAAACCCTTCGAGGATAGGGAACTTCAGAGTGTAATCGAGATAGCACTCTATAAGGATAAAATGGAGAAAAAATTGAGGGAGAGCGAGGAACTTTACCGTGCGATTATAAGATCATTAAATGATGTCCTATTCACTCTAGATGCTGATGAAAAATACACTATGGTATCGGGTCAAATACAAGATTATGGTTTGGCTGAGGAGGAGATGGTGGGGAAAACCCCCAGGGAAGTTTTCGGAGCTGCTGGTGAAATACACCATGAACAAAACCGGATGGTATTAGAGGGCGAATCAAGGATATACAATTGGGAATGGGAAAAGGATGGTGAAAGATTATATTTTATGGTGTCGCTTTCACCCTTGAGAGATTCTAATGGTGAAATTATTGGGATAACCGGGATACTCAGGGACATCACTTCACTTAAAGAATATGAACTGGCCCTTGAAAGGGAGAACAGGATAAACAGGGCATTAGCAAATCTTGCCAAGAAGCTTCTGGAACCCATATCACTCGAGAAGATATCTGATAATGTTATAGAATATGCTAGGAAACTTACAGACAGCCAATTTTGTATCATAGGAGCCGTTGAAAGTGGGAGGTTAAAGGAGTGTATCATACCAGAGGATACATTAGAGGAATGCCAACTGGAGGAAGAAGCCAAAATGGGAAGCTTATGTGATCGTATCATGGAAAACAGGAAACCGATATTATCCAATAACCCCCAGGAGGATAATATTAGCCTGCCTGAGGGTCATGTGAAAATTGAAAACCTCCTCATAGTCCCGGCCCTATTACAGGAGGAGCTTGTGGGTATAATAGCCCTTGCAAACAAGGATGGTGACTATGAAAAGAAGGATCTTGAGATAGTGGAAAGATTAGCGGACTTATATTCAATCGCCATAAAAAGGAAACAGGACGAGGAAAAGAATAGGATAATCATCCAAAAATTCTTGAAGATAGTATCAGAGGTCCTGGAAGAGCTTAAATAG
- a CDS encoding ferredoxin codes for MYLLELDRTMCVSCGTCIDICPEVFEFADDELSSIKGVELSDLQELEMDDPLCTIDAMENCPSGAISVHGG; via the coding sequence TTGTATCTTTTAGAACTTGATCGTACAATGTGTGTTTCTTGTGGTACTTGTATTGATATATGCCCTGAAGTTTTCGAATTTGCCGATGACGAGCTCTCATCGATAAAAGGTGTTGAACTCTCGGACTTGCAGGAATTGGAGATGGATGATCCGCTATGCACTATAGATGCTATGGAGAATTGTCCAAGTGGTGCTATAAGCGTCCATGGGGGGTGA
- a CDS encoding DUF5750 family protein, whose product MKVKIVDFGFDERKSLNYIRYLVLGLKRSLAEKLSRKLEEETEIQDDKLLITVYYEDKYYPLGSEEAETRLEDFIAREEIEMTIYLSSLLED is encoded by the coding sequence ATGAAAGTTAAGATTGTTGATTTCGGCTTTGATGAAAGAAAATCCCTAAATTATATAAGATATCTTGTACTTGGACTTAAAAGAAGCCTAGCAGAAAAACTTTCAAGGAAACTCGAAGAAGAAACAGAGATACAAGACGACAAATTATTGATAACAGTATACTACGAGGACAAATATTATCCTCTCGGCTCCGAGGAGGCTGAAACCCGCCTCGAGGATTTCATAGCAAGGGAGGAGATAGAAATGACAATTTACCTTTCAAGCCTCCTCGAAGACTAG
- a CDS encoding tyrosine--tRNA ligase, whose product MNIEERIKIAKKGTIEVITEEELRETLQKKKEPVAYIGYEPSGKIHVGHAITVMKLLDLQRIGFKVKVLLADYHAHLNGKGSMEKIEEMAEYNKRCFKALGLSDDTEFILGSTFQTTGEYTHKLYELSLITTLARAKRSMAQITREAENPKVAEVIYPLMQVIDMIFLGVDLALGGMEQRKIHMLARENLPRLGYNAPVCMHTPLLHGTDGGEKMSSSKGNFIAIDDPPEVIREKVEKSYCPMKEIKGNPIIEMAEYLILPRYGKMLIKRPEKFGGDFELDREGLIREYLSGRLHPLDLKNAVSEYLIKIFEPARAYLE is encoded by the coding sequence GTGAATATCGAAGAAAGGATAAAAATTGCGAAAAAGGGCACCATAGAAGTTATCACAGAAGAAGAACTCAGGGAAACACTCCAAAAAAAGAAGGAGCCAGTCGCATATATCGGCTATGAACCATCGGGGAAGATACACGTAGGCCATGCCATCACAGTGATGAAACTCCTAGACCTTCAAAGGATAGGATTCAAGGTAAAGGTGCTCCTGGCAGATTATCATGCTCACCTTAATGGTAAGGGGTCCATGGAGAAAATAGAAGAGATGGCAGAATACAATAAAAGATGTTTCAAGGCCCTGGGCCTATCAGATGATACGGAGTTCATATTAGGTTCAACTTTCCAGACTACTGGGGAGTACACCCATAAACTCTATGAGCTATCACTTATAACGACACTGGCAAGGGCTAAGAGGAGCATGGCGCAGATAACAAGGGAAGCTGAAAATCCTAAGGTCGCTGAGGTCATATACCCTCTGATGCAAGTTATTGACATGATATTCCTAGGAGTGGATCTTGCATTGGGTGGTATGGAGCAGAGGAAAATACATATGCTTGCAAGGGAGAACCTTCCAAGGCTTGGCTACAATGCACCGGTATGTATGCACACACCCTTACTCCATGGGACAGATGGTGGGGAGAAAATGTCATCTAGTAAGGGGAATTTCATAGCAATTGACGACCCCCCAGAGGTTATCAGGGAGAAGGTGGAAAAAAGTTATTGTCCAATGAAGGAGATAAAGGGCAACCCTATAATAGAGATGGCAGAGTACCTTATATTACCAAGATATGGTAAGATGCTGATAAAGAGGCCTGAGAAGTTTGGAGGGGACTTTGAACTTGACCGTGAAGGACTCATAAGGGAATACCTTAGCGGGAGATTACACCCACTTGACCTTAAAAATGCTGTTAGTGAATATTTGATAAAGATTTTTGAACCCGCCAGGGCATACCTTGAGTAG
- a CDS encoding demethoxyubiquinone hydroxylase family protein, giving the protein MDNREIIKLLNIDFKGELEATMLYTYNAFVMDDCEISRLTEGVAADEMRHMWWLADLITKRGGRPSMEIGKIEYMEEDIKDALRVQIQKETEGIEEYEEHIRLIDDEEVVGVLRHIIDEEKRHRREFKEKLEKLK; this is encoded by the coding sequence ATGGATAACCGTGAAATAATAAAACTCTTAAACATTGACTTTAAAGGAGAACTTGAAGCTACAATGTTATACACTTATAATGCTTTTGTAATGGATGATTGTGAGATAAGCAGGTTAACTGAGGGTGTTGCAGCGGATGAAATGAGACACATGTGGTGGCTCGCCGACCTGATAACAAAAAGGGGTGGTAGACCATCAATGGAAATCGGAAAAATAGAATATATGGAAGAAGACATAAAAGATGCTCTCAGGGTTCAAATACAAAAGGAAACGGAGGGTATAGAAGAATATGAGGAACATATAAGGTTGATAGATGACGAGGAGGTTGTGGGGGTTCTAAGGCATATAATAGATGAGGAAAAAAGGCACAGGAGAGAATTCAAGGAAAAATTAGAAAAGCTCAAATGA